From a single Myotis daubentonii chromosome 5, mMyoDau2.1, whole genome shotgun sequence genomic region:
- the LOC132235094 gene encoding olfactory receptor 7D4-like has protein sequence MYMEAGNQTATSKFILLGLSEDVDLQPLLFGLFLYMYLVCVIGNLLIILAISSDSHLHTPMYFFLSNLSFTDICFTTTTVPKMLVNIQTQSKDIMYEGCLTQMYFFMLFAGLDDLLLTVMAYDRFVAICHPLHYTVIMNPRLCSILLLLSWLICLTYSSLQSLMVLRVSFCKETEIPHFFCELAQILKLACSDTLANNILQYFVTSLLGVIPLTGILFSYSRIVSSIMGISSIRGKYKVFSTCGSHLSVVSLFYGAGLGVYLTSGTNQPSRKGSVASVMYTVVTPMLNPFIYSLRNRDIKEALRRLFNRA, from the coding sequence ATGTATATGGAAGCAGGAAATCAAACAGCTACTTCAAAATTCATTCTCCTGGGACTTTCAGAAGATGTggacctgcagcccctcctctttGGGTTGTTCCTTTACATGTACCTAGTCTGTGTTATaggaaacctgctcatcatcctggctATCAGCTCTGACTCCCACctgcacacgcccatgtacttcttcctctccaacctgtccttcACTGACATCTGTTTCACGACCACCACCGTCCCGAAAATGCTGGTgaacatccagacacagagcaAAGACATCATGTATGAAGGCTGCCTCACCCAGATGTATTTCTTCATGCTTTTTGCTGGGCTAGATGATTTGCTACTCACAgtgatggcctatgaccggtTTGTGGCCATCTGTCACCCCTTGCACTACACGGTCATCATGAACCCCCGCCTTTGTAGTATCCTGCTTCTGCTTTCTTGGTTAATCTGCCTAACCTATTCTTCGTTGCAAAGTCTGATGGTATTAAGGGTATCCTTTTGCAAAGAGACGGAAATCCctcactttttctgtgaacttgCTCAGATCCTCAAGCTTGCCTGCTCCGACACCCTTGCCAACAACATCCTACAATATTTTGTAACTAGCCTGCTGGGTGTTATTCCCCTGactgggattcttttttcttattctagAATTGTCTCCTCCATAATGGGCATTTCATCTATTAGGGGGAAGTACAAAGTCTTTTCCACCTGTGGGTCTCACCTCTCAGTTGTCTCCTTGTTTTATGGTGCCGGCCTTGGGGTCTATCTCACATCTGGAACAAACCAACCCTCCAGAAAGGGTTCAGTAGCCTCAGTGATGTACACGGTGGTcacccccatgctgaaccccttcatctacagtctgAGGAACAGGGACATAAAAGAGGCTCTGAGGAGACTTTTCAACAGGGCATAA
- the LOC132235097 gene encoding olfactory receptor 7D2: MKAGNKTGILVFTLLGLSEDPELQPLIFGLFLSMYVVTVLGNLLIILIISFDSHLHTPMYFFLSNLSLVDICFSTTIVPNMLVSIQTENKAVSYMNCLTQVYFSMFFPILDTLLLTMMAYDRYVAICQPLHYMVIMNPRLCGLLVFITWFIGVMTSLLHISLMMHLNFCRDLEIPHFFCEVTQILKLACSDTFLNSILLYFMTGVLGVFPLLGILFSYSRITSAIRKMSSLQGRQKAFATCGSHLSVVSLFYVTGIGVYFTSSMTHSSQEVSVASVMYTVVTPMLNPFIYSLRNKDVKGALGRLLSRAVSCL; the protein is encoded by the coding sequence ATGAAAGCAGGAAACAAAACAGGAATTTTAGTGTTCACCCTCCTTGGACTCTCTGAGGATCCAGAACTGCAGCCCCTCATCTTTGGACTGTTCCTCTCCATGTACGTGGTTACTGTGCTTGGGAACTTGCTCATCATCCTAATCATCAGCTttgactcccacctccacacccccatgtacttcttcctttccaacctGTCCTTGGTTGACATCTGCTTCAGCACCACCATAGTCCCCAATATGCTGGTGAGCATCCAGACAGAGAACAAAGCCGTTTCCTACATGAACTGCCTCACTCAGGtgtatttttccatgttttttCCTATCCTGGACACCCTACTCCTGACCATGATGGCCTACGACCGGTATGTGGCCATCTGTCAGCCCCTGCACTACATGGTCATCATGAACCCTCGTCTCTGTGGCTTGCTAGTTTTTATTACTTGGTTCATTGGTGTCATGACATCCCTCCTCCATATCTCTCTGATGATGCATCTGAATTTCTGTAGGGATCTTGAAATTCCACATTTCTTCTGTGAGGTGACACAGATCCTCAAGTTGGCCTGCTCTGATACCTTCCTGAATAGCATACTGTTATACTTTATGACCGGTGTGCTGGGTGTGTTCCCCCTTTTGGGGATCCTGTTCTCCTACTCAAGAATTACTTCAGCCATAAGGAAGATGTCCTCATTGCAGGGAAGGCAAAAAGCATTTGCCACCTGTGGGTCTCATCTCTCAGTCGTTTCTTTATTTTATGTGACAGGCATTGGGGTCTACTTCACTTCTTCGATGACTCACTCTTCCCAGGAAGTCTCAGTGGCCTCAGTGATGTACACTGTGGTCACCCctatgctgaaccccttcatctacagcctgAGAAACAAGGATGTAAAGGGCGCCCTGGGAAGGCTTCTTAGCAGAGCAGTCTCTTGTCTGTGA